A region of Candidatus Flexicrinis proximus DNA encodes the following proteins:
- a CDS encoding response regulator, with translation MANILVVDDDRALLLIMQLTLERAGFHVTTAENGDQTLKLAHQSQFDLIILDDMMPGMSGARPAGCSRAIPAPRIPR, from the coding sequence ATGGCCAACATTCTCGTCGTCGATGATGATCGTGCGCTGCTGCTGATTATGCAGCTCACGCTGGAACGCGCCGGATTCCACGTGACAACCGCCGAGAACGGCGATCAAACCCTGAAACTGGCGCACCAGTCGCAGTTCGACCTGATCATCCTGGACGACATGATGCCGGGGATGAGCGGGGCCAGACCTGCCGGCTGCTCAAGAGCGATCCCCGCACCGAGAATACCCCGGTGA